From Desulfosalsimonas propionicica, the proteins below share one genomic window:
- a CDS encoding phosphate ABC transporter substrate-binding protein — protein sequence MFRRITFVFLCLCTAVFSLQPVWAGSSDLSAFDGLSGRLTIAGGTAHIPVMKQAARQIMSHNPDIAITVAGGGSGVGVQKVGAGLVDIGNTGRALSEKERDKFGLKSYAFAVDGVGLAVHPDNPVNNLSKDQVKGIFAGGIGSWKQVGGADRQINLYTRDEASGTRSVFRKKALDKGPVAVEANVIQSNGAMKVAISRDPDAIGYLSIGHMDDSVSGVAIDGVSPTRENAKDGSYPVVRKLYMNTKGEPGKLARAFIDYLQGPRGAHIVSENGFIPAGQ from the coding sequence ATGTTCCGCAGAATCACTTTTGTTTTTCTCTGTTTGTGTACGGCTGTTTTCAGCCTCCAGCCGGTATGGGCCGGGTCATCAGATTTATCGGCATTTGACGGGTTGTCCGGCAGGTTGACCATTGCCGGCGGCACGGCGCATATCCCGGTGATGAAACAGGCCGCCCGGCAGATCATGAGTCATAATCCGGATATCGCCATCACCGTGGCCGGCGGCGGCTCCGGAGTGGGGGTCCAGAAAGTCGGTGCCGGTCTGGTGGATATCGGAAACACCGGCCGGGCCTTAAGCGAGAAGGAGCGCGACAAGTTCGGGCTCAAATCCTACGCCTTTGCCGTGGACGGTGTTGGCCTTGCTGTTCATCCGGACAATCCCGTAAACAATTTGAGCAAAGACCAGGTTAAAGGCATTTTTGCCGGCGGGATTGGTTCCTGGAAGCAAGTGGGCGGAGCTGACCGTCAGATCAACCTGTATACCCGGGACGAGGCCAGCGGAACCCGGAGCGTTTTCCGGAAAAAAGCCCTGGACAAGGGTCCGGTGGCTGTGGAGGCCAATGTGATCCAGTCCAACGGGGCCATGAAAGTGGCGATCTCCAGGGACCCTGATGCCATCGGGTATCTCAGCATCGGCCACATGGACGACTCGGTTTCCGGGGTGGCCATTGACGGTGTTTCCCCCACCCGGGAAAATGCCAAAGACGGGTCTTATCCGGTGGTGCGGAAACTGTACATGAATACAAAGGGCGAGCCCGGAAAACTGGCCAGGGCCTTTATTGATTACCTGCAGGGTCCCCGGGGCGCGCATATCGTGTCTGAAAACGGTTTTATTCCCGCCGGACAATAG
- a CDS encoding molybdopterin-dependent oxidoreductase, with product MTQTTAYRTCPLCEAGCGLEITVSDNRVEKIRGDQQHPMSKGFCCPKGIALKDLHEDPDRLTSPMIRENGRFRKADWDEALALVEENLTRIRRAHGNDSVAIYLGNPNTHTMAGGLFVRPMAKAFQTKNFYSASTVDQMPKMAACGWLYGHPGRIPVPDIDRTDLFVVFGANPYVSNGSLMTAPDMPGRVRNLQNRGGKMIVIDPARTRTAEAADQHLFIRPGTDVYMLCAIVNVLFDRNMVKPGRLSGFLDTEDISALKDAVSHWTPKTAAPLCGVTEDEITNLALEIAQADKCAVYGRMGTCTAAFGTLCSWLIEVINILTGNLDAKGGTGFPKAAHIPDGSIAKKGFATGRWRSRVSNAPEVCGELPAALMAEEMETPGDRQIRALVTVAGNPVVAVPESDRLDAAMAGLDFMVSVDYYINESTRRANVILPPAAILSHGHYDVFFHGLSVRNFAAYCPPIFEKGAEEKDKWEILAHLALIGQGQGASADPGEVADAMVSQLAAGVISAMGGEQTAGVSRDALTGMLSGSRGPEQVLDLLLRIGPYGDNFGLNPDGLSLDKLLASPRGVDLGPLESWVDRAVSNPDGKIHLFANVFQQAMADLGKPDDTDSGPGRPLRLIGRRHLRTNNSWMHNIPALSAKNPCTLQVNPEDAVRLGLKDGQTAQITSDAGIVSAPVEITDRVMEGVVSLPHGWGHDMEGMQMQVAGANPGVNTNRIVPGAVDPLSATAVLNGIAVTVS from the coding sequence ATGACCCAAACCACTGCTTATCGGACCTGTCCCCTGTGCGAGGCCGGCTGCGGCCTGGAAATCACCGTATCGGATAACCGCGTGGAAAAAATCCGGGGAGATCAGCAGCATCCCATGAGCAAGGGATTTTGCTGCCCCAAGGGCATTGCCTTAAAAGATCTCCATGAAGACCCGGACCGTCTGACCTCCCCCATGATCCGGGAAAACGGCCGATTCCGAAAGGCGGACTGGGACGAGGCCCTGGCCCTGGTGGAAGAAAACCTCACCCGCATCCGCAGGGCCCATGGAAACGACAGCGTGGCCATATACCTGGGCAACCCCAACACCCACACAATGGCCGGCGGCCTGTTTGTCCGCCCCATGGCAAAAGCATTTCAAACCAAAAACTTCTATTCCGCCTCCACGGTGGACCAGATGCCCAAGATGGCCGCCTGCGGATGGCTCTACGGGCATCCGGGCCGGATCCCGGTGCCGGATATCGACCGCACGGATTTGTTTGTGGTCTTCGGGGCCAACCCGTACGTCTCCAACGGCAGCCTCATGACCGCCCCGGACATGCCGGGCCGGGTGCGGAACCTGCAGAACCGGGGCGGCAAAATGATTGTCATCGACCCGGCCAGAACCCGAACTGCAGAAGCTGCTGACCAGCACCTGTTTATCCGGCCGGGAACAGATGTGTACATGCTGTGTGCCATTGTCAATGTGTTGTTTGACCGGAACATGGTCAAGCCCGGCCGTTTGTCTGGTTTTCTGGATACCGAAGACATTTCCGCCCTCAAGGATGCGGTTTCACACTGGACGCCCAAAACGGCCGCCCCTCTGTGCGGGGTGACCGAAGATGAAATTACCAATCTGGCCCTGGAAATCGCGCAAGCGGATAAATGCGCGGTCTACGGCCGCATGGGAACCTGCACGGCCGCCTTCGGAACTCTCTGCTCCTGGCTCATCGAGGTGATCAACATCCTCACCGGCAACCTGGATGCCAAAGGCGGCACGGGTTTTCCCAAAGCCGCCCACATACCAGACGGCAGCATTGCCAAAAAGGGCTTTGCCACCGGCCGGTGGCGCTCAAGGGTATCGAATGCACCGGAAGTCTGCGGGGAACTGCCGGCGGCACTGATGGCAGAAGAAATGGAAACCCCGGGAGACCGGCAAATCCGGGCCCTTGTCACCGTGGCCGGCAACCCGGTGGTGGCCGTGCCTGAAAGCGACCGCCTGGATGCGGCCATGGCCGGGCTGGATTTCATGGTCAGTGTGGACTACTACATCAACGAATCCACCCGCAGGGCCAATGTGATTCTGCCGCCGGCAGCGATTTTGAGCCACGGTCACTACGACGTTTTCTTCCACGGCCTGTCTGTGCGCAATTTTGCGGCCTATTGCCCGCCAATATTTGAAAAAGGGGCGGAAGAAAAAGACAAGTGGGAAATTCTGGCTCACCTGGCCCTGATCGGCCAGGGCCAGGGGGCGTCAGCAGATCCCGGAGAAGTTGCCGATGCAATGGTCAGCCAGCTGGCAGCCGGCGTGATTTCGGCCATGGGCGGAGAGCAAACAGCCGGGGTCAGCCGGGACGCCCTGACAGGCATGCTTTCCGGGTCCAGGGGCCCGGAACAAGTTTTGGACCTGCTTTTGCGCATCGGCCCGTACGGAGATAATTTCGGCCTGAATCCCGACGGGCTGAGCCTGGACAAACTGCTTGCCAGTCCCAGGGGCGTGGATCTGGGACCCCTTGAATCCTGGGTTGACCGCGCGGTTTCCAACCCGGACGGAAAAATCCATTTGTTTGCCAATGTGTTTCAACAGGCCATGGCCGATCTGGGAAAACCCGATGATACAGACTCAGGCCCGGGGCGGCCCCTGCGCCTGATCGGCCGGCGGCATTTGCGCACCAACAATTCCTGGATGCACAACATCCCCGCGTTGTCTGCAAAAAACCCGTGCACCCTGCAGGTCAACCCCGAAGACGCCGTCCGGCTGGGACTCAAAGACGGGCAGACAGCACAGATCACATCAGATGCCGGCATCGTGAGCGCGCCGGTGGAAATCACAGACCGGGTCATGGAAGGGGTGGTGAGCTTGCCCCACGGATGGGGCCATGACATGGAAGGAATGCAGATGCAGGTGGCCGGGGCAAATCCGGGTGTCAACACCAACCGCATTGTGCCGGGGGCAGTGGATCCCCTGTCTGCCACGGCCGTGTTAAACGGTATTGCCGTCACCGTGAGCTGA
- a CDS encoding PstC family ABC transporter permease, whose protein sequence is MHFSETFSRILLYTAAIVSMACVMAVFAFLVYFAWPVLAGGEWKDLLSLNWRPFQAHYGILPMILGSMYLTVLAMLVACPLAAGVCLFCSGLGPGPAAGAVKALVRFMSGIPTVVYGFVAAFTLVPFLRSHFSGSAGYCLLAAGLILGFLILPTIVLIGLSALERVDQELSLTCSALGLSRVQSLIHVIFPAAWPGLLAAVLLGFARAVGDTLIALMLAGNAPQLPDSLFDSIRTLTAHIALLVATDSQSQAYRSVFAAGCLLFFIAAAVNITVFRVQQKFGGLSRDG, encoded by the coding sequence GTGCATTTTTCGGAAACCTTCAGCCGCATCCTGCTTTATACAGCCGCAATTGTCAGCATGGCCTGCGTAATGGCGGTATTTGCTTTTCTGGTGTATTTTGCCTGGCCGGTATTGGCCGGCGGTGAATGGAAGGATTTGCTGAGTTTGAACTGGCGGCCTTTCCAGGCTCACTACGGGATTCTTCCCATGATCCTGGGATCAATGTATCTCACCGTACTGGCCATGCTGGTGGCCTGTCCCCTGGCCGCCGGGGTCTGCCTGTTTTGCTCCGGGCTCGGCCCCGGTCCGGCGGCAGGGGCGGTCAAAGCCCTGGTGCGCTTTATGTCCGGTATCCCAACGGTGGTTTACGGGTTTGTTGCCGCATTTACCCTGGTGCCGTTTCTGCGCAGTCATTTTTCAGGCAGTGCGGGCTACTGCCTGCTTGCTGCAGGCCTGATCCTGGGTTTTCTCATATTGCCCACTATTGTGCTTATCGGGTTAAGCGCCCTGGAGCGGGTGGATCAGGAACTGTCTTTGACCTGCAGCGCCCTGGGGTTGTCCAGGGTGCAATCGCTGATTCATGTGATTTTTCCGGCTGCGTGGCCCGGGCTTTTGGCTGCGGTGCTGCTTGGGTTTGCCCGGGCGGTGGGAGACACCCTGATTGCCCTGATGCTGGCGGGAAACGCGCCCCAGCTTCCGGATTCCCTGTTTGATTCCATCCGGACCCTCACCGCCCATATTGCCCTGCTGGTGGCCACTGACAGCCAAAGCCAGGCCTACCGTTCGGTTTTTGCAGCCGGATGCCTGCTGTTTTTCATTGCAGCAGCGGTCAATATTACCGTCTTCCGGGTGCAGCAAAAATTCGGGGGGCTTTCGCGTGACGGGTAA
- a CDS encoding sulfurtransferase TusA family protein: MSQTVDARGLSCPQPVLMALDAIKKSQETEMEVFVDTEASRENVSRAVESQGWKVESIAIEGETFRLEIRKAAK; encoded by the coding sequence ATGAGCCAAACAGTGGATGCACGGGGGCTTTCCTGCCCCCAGCCGGTTTTGATGGCCCTGGATGCCATCAAAAAATCACAGGAGACGGAAATGGAGGTGTTCGTGGACACCGAAGCCTCCCGGGAAAACGTCAGCCGGGCCGTTGAAAGTCAGGGATGGAAAGTGGAAAGCATTGCCATCGAAGGGGAAACCTTTCGATTGGAAATTCGGAAAGCCGCAAAATAA
- a CDS encoding NAD(P)H-hydrate dehydratase: MSAVVGTVPDQDFPLVCGNVRVSEQNLFIDNHCVAVNRGTPALLATAAKACAFFGADPPMAYLAGDIGGGGGSRKVYAYLEQILGQCRYESITFHYIQPDVDWHNRVLFAVEDMHPRPMLIADAGFMYAAKMSGQAAAYAVFTPDMGELAFLADPEAPHPFYTRGFIFHEPHRVKELIASAYVHGNASRYLLVKGKTDIAADENGILNTVSQPVVPAMEAIGGTGDIITGLISAFTGLGKDSLTACIQASAVSRLAGKLADPDPGTRVMDIIEQIPAALKRFFEEK; this comes from the coding sequence ATGTCTGCCGTAGTGGGTACCGTGCCCGATCAAGACTTTCCGCTGGTTTGCGGGAATGTCCGGGTCTCCGAACAAAACCTGTTTATTGACAATCATTGCGTTGCGGTCAATCGCGGGACTCCGGCACTTCTGGCAACTGCGGCAAAGGCGTGCGCCTTTTTTGGCGCAGATCCGCCCATGGCTTATCTGGCCGGGGATATCGGCGGGGGCGGGGGAAGCCGCAAGGTCTATGCGTATCTGGAGCAAATCCTCGGCCAATGCCGCTATGAAAGCATAACGTTTCATTACATCCAGCCGGATGTGGACTGGCACAACAGGGTCTTGTTTGCTGTTGAGGACATGCATCCGCGCCCGATGCTGATAGCCGATGCCGGGTTTATGTATGCAGCCAAGATGAGTGGCCAGGCGGCAGCCTATGCGGTTTTTACCCCGGATATGGGGGAACTGGCCTTTCTGGCGGATCCGGAAGCTCCCCACCCTTTCTATACCCGGGGATTTATTTTTCATGAACCGCACAGGGTCAAAGAGCTGATTGCATCGGCCTATGTGCACGGCAACGCATCCAGATATCTTCTGGTCAAGGGGAAAACCGATATTGCCGCAGATGAAAACGGCATTCTTAATACTGTCAGCCAGCCTGTGGTGCCTGCCATGGAGGCCATCGGCGGCACCGGCGATATCATTACCGGCCTGATCTCGGCTTTTACCGGCCTGGGAAAAGATTCCCTGACAGCCTGCATTCAGGCATCGGCTGTCAGCCGCCTGGCCGGAAAACTGGCAGATCCTGATCCAGGAACCCGGGTCATGGACATCATTGAGCAAATACCTGCCGCACTGAAGCGGTTTTTTGAGGAAAAATGA
- a CDS encoding response regulator — protein MDKVLIVDGDEAFLEQTKAGLEKVRQFEVLTAADGRQALSLLSKQPVSVLAADIETPSLDALELLSYMSINHTRTPCIVMTDRGKPWFKKRISQQSFLYHLEKPFQVGSLVSAIFVGLNLRDEGAGAQGMNMATLLPLLELQQKTCRMKVKAAGKRMGFLYFENGEIIDAHCGDLSVQEAAGQIASWNRISFSFSDLPRRRTRRRVKTKLMDFADATWSTSAKPADPLPASEAWGDGEKARTFEEDFEVIELVEEIEPDQQEPEPGPGDEAEVAQNCREVVKQIASILEQSEETRDFKIIAVVDSRLAFQALQYEGTKKPDTRALTQKLAPFFNTSAPAAKSAGLGPVSGLTLHGENGVLVLQELAVEPGQSPLWSLVLCGPRCNWYFVKTCLESLI, from the coding sequence ATGGATAAGGTTTTGATTGTCGACGGAGACGAGGCCTTTTTGGAGCAGACAAAAGCCGGTCTGGAAAAGGTTCGGCAGTTTGAGGTGCTCACCGCGGCTGACGGCCGTCAGGCGCTTTCTCTCCTGTCAAAGCAGCCGGTTTCCGTGCTGGCCGCAGACATTGAAACCCCTAGCCTGGATGCTTTGGAACTGCTTTCCTACATGTCCATCAATCATACCCGGACCCCCTGCATTGTCATGACCGACCGGGGAAAACCCTGGTTTAAAAAGCGCATCAGCCAGCAGTCCTTTCTCTATCACCTGGAAAAGCCGTTCCAGGTGGGATCGCTGGTGTCGGCCATTTTTGTGGGGTTAAATCTGCGCGATGAAGGCGCCGGCGCCCAGGGCATGAACATGGCAACGCTTCTGCCCCTGCTGGAACTGCAGCAGAAAACCTGCCGCATGAAGGTCAAGGCCGCAGGCAAGCGTATGGGGTTTTTGTATTTTGAAAACGGTGAGATCATCGATGCCCACTGCGGGGATTTGTCGGTGCAGGAGGCCGCCGGCCAGATCGCATCCTGGAACCGGATTTCCTTTTCCTTTTCAGACCTGCCCCGGCGCCGCACCCGCAGAAGGGTCAAGACCAAGCTCATGGATTTTGCCGACGCCACCTGGAGCACCTCTGCAAAACCCGCTGATCCCTTGCCGGCTTCCGAGGCCTGGGGCGACGGGGAGAAAGCCCGCACCTTTGAAGAGGATTTCGAAGTCATCGAGCTTGTGGAGGAAATCGAGCCGGATCAGCAGGAGCCGGAGCCCGGGCCTGGCGATGAGGCCGAGGTGGCCCAGAATTGCCGGGAGGTGGTAAAACAGATTGCCTCCATTCTGGAGCAGTCCGAAGAAACCCGGGATTTTAAAATTATCGCGGTGGTCGACAGCCGTCTGGCCTTTCAGGCCCTTCAATACGAGGGAACAAAAAAACCCGACACCCGCGCCCTGACCCAAAAGCTGGCTCCTTTTTTCAACACTTCCGCGCCCGCAGCCAAAAGTGCGGGCCTGGGCCCGGTTTCCGGGCTGACCCTTCACGGGGAAAACGGTGTTCTGGTGCTTCAGGAATTGGCAGTGGAGCCCGGTCAGAGCCCGCTGTGGTCCCTGGTGCTCTGCGGCCCCCGGTGCAACTGGTATTTTGTCAAAACCTGTCTGGAATCGCTGATTTAA
- a CDS encoding MFS transporter, giving the protein MRFFRDGNLLILLAVVMFAVTGGSLVGPILPEMINLEGATGRNVGLALSAYTFAAMVATPLLGPVADRFGRKKVIVPSVMLFGAAGLLITFTRSFWVLLVWRAFQGIAVGGMMNTVVAAIGDMYEEPDRTRAMGYRITVQGLTNATVPFVSGAIAVFAWFLPFYIHASAIVLALVAGFRLKEPGRSARTPGYMIKALAAIANTRAVWLFFSNFMGFVLLYGIVVYMPILVVRDFGLTTLHSGLAISAAAGVSGLVASRAGTVSRHFCEQTRVIWGFACCGISHLLTGFAGSYPLLLVFMGVWGLGFGVLMPTLNSAAAGLVATELRAGVLSVFTLLIYLGQTVSPLFLALFVTETAVRGAFFAGSAIAVIPFLFAVYMRIFGSLPARSP; this is encoded by the coding sequence ATGCGTTTTTTCAGGGATGGAAATCTGCTGATCCTGCTTGCGGTGGTCATGTTTGCGGTCACCGGCGGCAGTCTGGTGGGGCCGATTCTGCCGGAGATGATCAATCTGGAGGGGGCAACGGGCAGAAACGTGGGCCTGGCCCTGAGCGCCTACACTTTTGCCGCCATGGTCGCCACCCCGCTGCTGGGGCCGGTGGCCGACCGGTTTGGCAGAAAAAAGGTGATCGTTCCCTCGGTGATGCTGTTTGGGGCGGCCGGACTGCTGATCACCTTTACCCGGTCTTTCTGGGTTTTGCTGGTATGGCGGGCCTTTCAGGGAATCGCCGTGGGGGGCATGATGAATACCGTGGTGGCGGCCATCGGGGATATGTACGAGGAGCCGGACCGGACCCGGGCCATGGGATACCGGATAACGGTGCAGGGGCTGACAAATGCCACCGTGCCGTTTGTCTCCGGAGCCATTGCCGTGTTTGCCTGGTTTCTGCCCTTTTACATCCACGCTTCAGCCATTGTACTTGCGCTTGTTGCAGGGTTTCGGCTAAAGGAGCCGGGCAGAAGTGCCCGGACCCCGGGATACATGATCAAGGCCCTGGCCGCCATTGCCAACACCCGGGCGGTCTGGCTGTTTTTTTCAAATTTTATGGGATTTGTTCTGCTCTACGGCATTGTGGTCTACATGCCGATCCTTGTGGTGCGCGACTTCGGGCTCACCACCCTGCATTCCGGGTTGGCCATTTCCGCTGCCGCCGGAGTATCGGGCCTTGTGGCCTCCCGGGCCGGGACCGTGAGCCGGCATTTTTGCGAGCAAACCCGGGTGATTTGGGGATTTGCCTGCTGCGGGATCAGCCACCTGCTGACGGGCTTTGCCGGAAGTTATCCGCTTCTGCTGGTGTTTATGGGGGTGTGGGGCCTGGGATTCGGGGTCCTGATGCCCACGCTCAATTCCGCTGCCGCCGGTTTGGTGGCAACTGAGCTGCGCGCCGGGGTGCTGTCGGTGTTCACCCTGCTGATTTACCTGGGCCAGACCGTATCCCCGCTGTTTCTTGCCCTGTTTGTAACAGAAACCGCCGTGCGGGGCGCGTTTTTTGCCGGAAGCGCCATTGCGGTGATTCCGTTTTTGTTTGCCGTTTATATGCGCATATTCGGGTCCCTGCCGGCCCGCAGCCCCTAA
- a CDS encoding DUF3343 domain-containing protein: protein MFENTSEVIGAENVLKKGGWRIRVMGPPPEIRTGCDLVIEFPLVSELEIVRTLEEAEITPLQVVAVSDGLLEPVNVFFTTDYGEFLMVQAANMKITVDKRDLTVVNISGGGCPDVPYLAAQMVGRRLDQAPEPRSIGHTLCGYALQLAFEEITRKCLP from the coding sequence GTGTTTGAAAACACCAGCGAGGTGATCGGCGCGGAAAATGTCCTGAAAAAGGGTGGCTGGCGCATCCGGGTCATGGGACCGCCCCCGGAAATCCGAACCGGGTGCGATCTGGTTATTGAGTTTCCTCTGGTTTCGGAGCTGGAAATCGTCCGCACCCTGGAAGAAGCCGAAATTACGCCGCTGCAGGTGGTTGCCGTGTCAGACGGGCTGCTTGAACCGGTCAATGTTTTTTTTACCACTGATTACGGGGAGTTTCTGATGGTTCAGGCCGCCAACATGAAAATCACCGTGGATAAGCGGGATTTGACAGTGGTCAATATCTCGGGCGGGGGTTGTCCGGACGTACCGTATTTAGCGGCGCAAATGGTTGGCCGGCGGCTTGACCAGGCCCCGGAGCCGCGCAGCATCGGCCATACCCTGTGCGGATATGCCCTGCAGCTGGCCTTTGAGGAGATCACGCGCAAATGTCTGCCGTAG
- a CDS encoding CPBP family intramembrane glutamic endopeptidase, giving the protein MNQYRFAWKPVAATVIIAALLWWMTFYLQFGVFWFKIAFSAFVLAVLSFILQPARLIDFRINWRSIAIGLVSAALLYLLFWAGKTLSTALLPFAGDQIGAIYDKGEGTPQWVIILLLFFITGPCEEIYWRGYLQRQLMVRFGTAGGWLLATLCYAGVHISSGNFMLTAAAGVAGAFWGIMYWRFKDLSPVIISHCIWSTFIFAVMPVP; this is encoded by the coding sequence ATGAATCAGTACCGCTTTGCCTGGAAACCCGTGGCCGCAACCGTGATCATTGCCGCCCTGCTGTGGTGGATGACCTTTTACCTGCAGTTCGGGGTGTTCTGGTTTAAAATCGCGTTTTCCGCTTTTGTCCTGGCTGTGCTCTCGTTTATCCTCCAGCCCGCACGGCTCATCGATTTTCGCATTAACTGGCGCAGCATTGCCATCGGCCTGGTATCTGCGGCTTTGCTGTATCTGCTTTTCTGGGCCGGAAAAACCCTTTCAACGGCCCTGCTGCCCTTTGCCGGCGACCAGATCGGCGCCATTTACGACAAAGGCGAAGGCACGCCCCAATGGGTCATCATTCTTTTGCTTTTTTTCATCACCGGGCCGTGCGAGGAAATTTACTGGCGGGGCTATCTGCAGCGCCAGCTCATGGTGCGCTTCGGCACGGCGGGCGGATGGCTGCTGGCAACCCTTTGTTACGCGGGCGTGCACATCAGCTCGGGCAACTTCATGCTCACGGCCGCAGCCGGTGTTGCCGGGGCCTTCTGGGGCATTATGTACTGGCGGTTCAAGGATCTGTCCCCGGTGATCATCTCCCACTGCATCTGGAGCACGTTTATCTTTGCGGTCATGCCGGTGCCGTAA
- the menA gene encoding 1,4-dihydroxy-2-naphthoate octaprenyltransferase, translated as MTELYRNWFLASRPWSFIMTAISISVGGAVAAIDGPFSWTLFAVTLLGAVFLHAATNLINDYYDVQKGVDTVETATAQYRPHPLVEGKLRAKSVLAASCLLFAIGAGIGLWLAVERGWPILAIGVVGVLASLAYTAPPVSYKYIALGEFSVFLMWGPLMVEGTYYVQHQQFSAHALWISIPFGTIVALVLLANNLRDIAHDKSRCIRTIAIVLGAQKGFYLYFALIAAAYLSILVMILAGVLSWWSLMVFFSVPIAVSILRIMSEKIPKDADARTARLDTVFGVLLLISLIAEALL; from the coding sequence GTGACGGAACTCTACCGCAACTGGTTTCTGGCCAGCCGGCCCTGGTCGTTTATCATGACCGCCATTTCCATCAGCGTGGGAGGGGCTGTGGCGGCCATTGACGGGCCTTTTTCCTGGACGCTTTTTGCCGTCACTCTGCTGGGGGCGGTTTTTCTGCATGCCGCCACAAACCTGATCAATGACTACTATGACGTGCAAAAAGGGGTGGACACGGTTGAGACCGCCACCGCCCAGTACCGGCCCCACCCCCTCGTGGAGGGGAAGCTGCGGGCCAAAAGCGTGCTGGCCGCCTCCTGTCTGCTTTTTGCCATTGGCGCTGGCATCGGCCTGTGGCTGGCCGTCGAAAGGGGTTGGCCGATTCTGGCCATCGGTGTTGTGGGCGTACTGGCCAGCCTGGCCTACACGGCCCCGCCGGTGAGCTACAAGTACATCGCTCTGGGCGAATTTTCGGTGTTTCTCATGTGGGGGCCGCTCATGGTGGAGGGCACCTATTATGTCCAGCATCAGCAATTCAGCGCCCATGCCTTGTGGATCAGCATACCCTTTGGCACCATCGTGGCCCTGGTGCTGCTGGCCAACAACCTGCGCGACATCGCCCATGACAAAAGCCGTTGCATCCGCACAATCGCCATCGTGCTCGGGGCGCAAAAGGGATTTTACCTGTATTTCGCCCTGATTGCCGCAGCCTACCTCAGCATTCTGGTGATGATTCTCGCCGGAGTTCTTTCGTGGTGGTCTTTGATGGTATTTTTCTCCGTGCCCATTGCCGTCAGTATTCTGCGGATCATGTCGGAAAAAATCCCCAAGGACGCAGATGCACGCACAGCCCGGCTCGATACCGTGTTTGGCGTGCTGCTGCTGATTTCCCTAATTGCCGAGGCCCTTTTATGA
- the yedE gene encoding YedE family putative selenium transporter — protein sequence MKNVFATRWGIIAVGAVIGAGAALLQYLGNPGNMGICVACFERDIAGAVGFHRAAVVQYMRPEIIGFVLGSLAAALAFKEFRPRGGSAPIVRFFLGVFAMIGALVFLGCPWRAMLRLAGGDGNAILGLIGLIAGIWIGTRFLKKGYSLGRTQKLPPASGWVLPAVFAALFVLMLIYPRAEGAEKTGILFYSVKGPGAMYAPLAISVIAGLVIGVIAQRSRFCTMGAFRDLILFRQVHLFSGVAALVIAAWLVNLILGQFQAGFAGQPVAHTQHVWNAMGMVLAGLAFALAGGCPGRQLFLSGEGDGDAAIFVLGMIVGAAVSHNFGLASSPAGVGPHGIAAVVIGLAVCLVIGFTMKQPQTGGAR from the coding sequence ATGAAAAATGTTTTTGCCACAAGATGGGGGATTATCGCTGTGGGAGCGGTGATCGGAGCGGGGGCCGCGCTGCTCCAGTATTTGGGAAATCCGGGCAACATGGGCATTTGCGTTGCCTGCTTTGAAAGAGATATTGCCGGGGCCGTGGGTTTTCACAGGGCTGCTGTGGTGCAATATATGCGGCCGGAAATCATCGGTTTCGTGCTGGGGTCCCTGGCCGCGGCCCTGGCTTTTAAGGAATTCCGGCCGCGGGGCGGATCAGCGCCCATTGTGCGGTTTTTTCTGGGCGTGTTTGCCATGATCGGAGCCCTTGTGTTTTTGGGATGTCCGTGGCGAGCCATGCTTCGGCTGGCCGGCGGGGATGGAAATGCCATTTTGGGGCTCATCGGGCTGATTGCCGGCATCTGGATCGGCACGCGATTTTTGAAAAAAGGCTATAGTCTGGGCCGTACCCAGAAGCTCCCTCCTGCGTCGGGCTGGGTGCTGCCGGCTGTTTTTGCCGCTCTGTTTGTGCTCATGCTGATCTATCCCCGGGCAGAAGGCGCGGAGAAAACCGGGATTTTGTTTTACAGCGTCAAGGGCCCGGGTGCCATGTACGCCCCCCTGGCGATTTCTGTTATTGCCGGCCTGGTTATCGGCGTTATCGCCCAGAGAAGCCGGTTTTGCACCATGGGTGCGTTTCGGGACCTGATCTTGTTCCGGCAGGTGCATCTGTTTTCCGGTGTGGCGGCCCTGGTGATCGCCGCCTGGCTCGTCAACCTGATCCTCGGCCAGTTTCAAGCGGGTTTTGCCGGCCAGCCCGTGGCCCATACCCAGCATGTGTGGAACGCCATGGGCATGGTGCTGGCGGGCCTTGCCTTTGCTTTGGCGGGGGGGTGCCCGGGCCGGCAGTTGTTTTTGTCCGGTGAAGGCGACGGGGATGCGGCCATATTCGTGCTGGGCATGATCGTGGGCGCTGCTGTCTCCCACAATTTCGGCCTGGCCAGTTCACCGGCCGGCGTGGGTCCCCACGGGATTGCCGCGGTTGTCATCGGCCTGGCTGTCTGCCTGGTCATCGGATTTACCATGAAACAGCCCCAAACAGGAGGCGCAAGATGA